Proteins from one bacterium genomic window:
- the cydB gene encoding cytochrome d ubiquinol oxidase subunit II, whose amino-acid sequence MTAIWFVILAGLLIGYAVLDGFDLGVGTLHLWIARTDEERRIALNAIAPVWDGNEVWLIAWGASLFLAFPRAFAVAFSGFYLPLVIALWLLMGRGIAIEFRHHIADPLWRGAWDVIFSISSLLLTVLYGVAVGNVVTGVPINDQGYFQGLFEWMLNPYALLMGLFSLVILVMHGAVYLCVKAGGALQARARDLAARLWLVLVALALAVTLVTFAARRQLLQNFGAAPALLVVPLLAAVFLVLVRRFLQRRDDGLAFLSSCGLICALLASTAIGLYPYLLLSEPHSERSLTIANAAAAPSGLLAAALWMIPGVILLAIYQGFVYRTFKGKVVPGTGAHY is encoded by the coding sequence GGCGTCGGTACGCTCCACCTCTGGATCGCGCGGACGGATGAGGAGCGCCGCATCGCCCTCAACGCGATCGCCCCCGTGTGGGACGGCAACGAAGTGTGGCTCATCGCATGGGGGGCGTCGCTCTTCCTGGCGTTCCCCAGAGCGTTCGCAGTCGCGTTCAGCGGATTCTACCTGCCGCTCGTGATCGCGCTCTGGCTGCTCATGGGCCGTGGCATCGCGATCGAGTTCCGCCACCATATCGCCGATCCGCTGTGGCGGGGGGCCTGGGACGTGATCTTTTCCATCAGCAGCTTGCTGCTGACCGTGCTTTATGGCGTGGCCGTCGGGAACGTCGTGACCGGTGTCCCCATCAATGACCAGGGCTACTTTCAGGGCCTGTTCGAGTGGATGCTCAACCCGTACGCGCTGCTGATGGGGCTCTTCAGCCTGGTCATCCTGGTGATGCACGGCGCCGTCTACCTGTGCGTAAAGGCCGGAGGCGCCCTCCAGGCACGCGCCCGCGACCTCGCGGCACGCCTTTGGCTGGTTCTGGTCGCGCTGGCCTTGGCGGTCACACTCGTGACATTCGCCGCACGGCGCCAGCTGCTGCAGAACTTCGGGGCCGCGCCCGCCTTGCTGGTCGTGCCCCTGCTTGCCGCCGTGTTCCTCGTCCTCGTGCGGCGGTTCCTCCAGCGCCGCGACGATGGCTTGGCGTTCCTGTCCTCCTGCGGGCTTATCTGCGCGCTTCTCGCGTCGACAGCGATCGGCCTGTACCCGTATCTGCTGCTCTCGGAGCCACATTCCGAGCGCAGCCTAACGATTGCGAACGCCGCTGCTGCTCCCAGCGGGCTCCTTGCCGCCGCGCTGTGGATGATCCCCGGGGTGATCCTGCTCGCCATCTACCAGGGGTTCGTCTACCGGACGTTCAAGGGGAAGGTCGTGCCCGGTACGGGAGCGCACTACTGA